A single genomic interval of Megalobrama amblycephala isolate DHTTF-2021 linkage group LG17, ASM1881202v1, whole genome shotgun sequence harbors:
- the si:ch211-284o19.8 gene encoding protein lifeguard 1: MTDVENQKSPNDSMTQSDPSHATTAPMYAPPPYMPPPYPTGPAMYPQPIPVQVCVIQPDLPPEEAGVIKTEEPNLADAEENQIVSAFEDDKIRKAFIRKVFSVITIQLLVTFTVVCVFTFSKTVKAAVQRSIWVYLSSYIIFMVVALCLTFSTKFSRTHPWNLIGLSVVTLSLSYMVGTVASYHNTDAVVIALGSTLVISFTIIIFSAQTRLDFTICNGILLILSVNFLMFGFFTIFFYSNVLQVLYGFLGALLYAMFLAVDCQLVMGRKKYSLDPEEYIFGALIIYLDIIMIFLYILLILSGGSKN; this comes from the exons ATGACGGACGTAGAGAACCAAAAATCTCCGAATGACTCTATGACTCAGAGTGACCCTAGCCATGCGACGACAGCACCGATGTACGCTCCCCCTCCATACATGCCTCCTCCTTATCCTACGGGCCCTGCCATGTACCCCCAACCAATTCCTGTACAAGTCTGCGTTATCCAACCTGATCTGCCCCCAGAAGAGGCAGGTGTCATCAAAACAGAAGAACCAAATCTAGCAG ATGCTGAGGAAAATCAGATTGTGTCAGCCTTTGAAGATGATAAGATTCGGAAAGCGTTTATCAGAAAG GTGTTCAGTGTGATAACGATTCAGCTACTAGTCACGTTCACTGTAGTCTGTGTGTTCACCTTCTCAAAAACAGTCAAGGCAGCAGTTCAGCGTAGCATCTGGGTGTACCTCAGTTCATACATTATCTTTATGGTGGTGGCCTTATGTCTTACCTTCTCCACCAAATTCAGTCGCACACATCCCTGGAACCTGATTGGACTG TCAGTGGTCACGCTGAGTCTGTCCTACATGGTGGGAACTGTAGCCTCATATCACAACACAGATGCTGTGGTCATCGCTTTAGGATCAACTCTGGTCATCTCATTCACCATCATCATTTTCTCTGCCCAG ACTCGTTTGGACTTCACCATTTGTAACGGCATTCTGCTTATACTGTCCGTCAACTTTCTCATGTTTGGATTCTTCACTATCTTTTTCTACTCCAATGTTCTGCAAGTTCTCTACGGTTTTCTGGGAGCCCTTCTTTACGCTATG TTCCTGGCAGTGGACTGTCAGTTGGTGATGGGCAGGAAAAAATACAGCCTTGATCCTGAAGAGTATATCTTCGGTGCCTTAATTATCTACCTGGATATCATTATGATATTCCTCTACATACTTTTGATTTTGAGCGGAGGCTCCAAAAATTAA
- the zgc:66427 gene encoding E3 ubiquitin-protein ligase ZNRF1, which yields MGTRSSRLHEEAASTPFDKDGIKRESCRRVRSTRPTSLMVEFSGSFDHDSETNRSRSEEGSDSDTGQQASSDGSPADRHTSPSLSSQASPTDESGADEKREEDGSPGGPVGGEEIGRAPQRTFSERLPSGRHSSTSGVTARSARVRGTHARPVSEAWIGLYRLNNRHGAIRCPFCTKPFPGGRIEEHLLSCLTSPPLPYNTDVLAKDSGECSICLEDLLQGETIARLACLCVYHKSCIDTWSKVKPCCPEHPFE from the exons ATGGGGACGAGATCGAGCCGTTTACACGAGGAAGCTGCTTCGACACCTTTCGATAAAGATGGCATCAAGAGAGAGTCCTGCCGACGGGTCCGAAGCACCAGGCCCACTAGCCTCATGGTGGAGTTCTCCGGGAGTTTCGACCATGACTCCGAGACGAACCGCAGCCGGTCGGAGGAGGGCAGCGACTCGGATACCGGGCAGCAGGCGAGCAGCGACGGCAGTCCCGCCGACCGCCACACATCCCCGTCGCTGAGCAGCCAGGCCTCGCCAACGGACGAGAGCGGAGCCGATGAGAAACGCGAGGAGGATGGCAGTCCAGGAGGCCCTGTGGGCGGGGAGGAAATAGGCCGTGCACCGCAGCGCACTTTCTCGGAGCGTTTGCCCAGCGGTCGCCATTCTTCCACCAGCGGCGTCACGGCGAGGTCCGCCCGGGTGAGAGGGACCCACGCTCGGCCAGTCTCCGAGGCGTGGATCGGCCTCTACAGACTCAACAACCGCCACGGTG CTATTCGTTGTCCTTTTTGCACCAAGCCGTTCCCTGGAGGGCGGATCGAGGAACACCTTTTAAGTTGTCTGACTTCTCCACCTCTCCCTTATAACA CGGATGTGCTTGCTAAGGACAGTGGAGAATGCTCAATCTGCCTCGAAGACCTCCTACAGGGAGAAACCATTGCTCGACTGGCTTGCCTGTGCGTCTACCATAAGAG CTGCATTGACACATGGAGCAAAGTGAAGCCATGCTGCCCTGAGCATccttttgaatga
- the hbl4 gene encoding hexose-binding lectin 4, with protein MALLKHHLWAALLLMESVLLQAAPESSCPAYPGVPGTPGHNGSPGRDGRDGFPGPKGEKGDPGVGAQGPPGKIGPPGAVGPKGDKGNPGLPGTGVQSVTQLQSDIKHLKDRLNAVEKVLGFLMIRKVGQKYYMTDGLKGNFEKALKICSDAGAKIVLPRSEDENKVITSMQAALESTYVYAGATDREKEGHFVDMSGQPLTFTNWKENEPNDYKGAEDCTGIYKSGMWNDINCDSVLHVVCEM; from the exons atggcgctgttAAAGCATCACCTCTGGGCTGCTCTGCTCCTAATGGAGTCTGTGCTGCTGCAAGCTGCTCCTGAAAGTAGTTGTCCAGCTTATCCTGGAGTCCCGGGCACACCTGGACACAACGGCAGCCCTGGCAGAGATGGAAGAGATGGGTTTCCTGGACCGAAAGGGGAAAAAGGAGATCCAG GAGTTGGTGCACAGGGACCCCCTGGGAAAATAGGACCCCCTGGTGCTGTTGGCCCTAAGGGAGATAAAGGAAATCCTGGTCTGCCAG GGACGGGTGTTCAAAGTGTTACACAACTTCAATCAGACATCAAACACCTAAAAGACAGACTCAATGCAGTAGAGAAAG TCCTAGGATTTCTCATGATCAGGAAAGTGGGACAGAAATATTACATGACCGATGGGCTAAAGGGAAATTTTGAAAAGGCACTGAAGATCTGCTCTGACGCTGGGGCTAAAATTGTCCTGCCAAGAAGTGAAGATGAGAATAAAGTTATAACATCAATGCAAGCTGCGCTAGAGTCTACTTACGTATATGCTGGTGcaacagacagagagaaagaaggGCATTTTGTAGATATGAGCGGCCAACCTTTAACTTTCACCAACTGGAAGGAAAATGAGCCCAACGATTATAAGGGGGCAGAGGATTGTACAGGTATTTACAAAAGTGGTATGTGGAATGACATTAACTGTGATTCAGTGTTGCATGTGGTGTGTGAGATGTGA